The Methylomarinum vadi genome has a window encoding:
- a CDS encoding pirin family protein — protein sequence MSTRTLQQVIPAIATSDGAGVKLLRSLGQSQTLRVDPFLMLDEFSSSQADDYIAGFPSHPHRGFETVTYMLDGHMLHEDHLGNRGDLQAGGAQWMTAGRGVIHSEMPQQQSGRMRGFQLWINLPAMEKMKPAGYRDIRPEEIPLVRLPDGGEIKVVAGNVIIDDNFVGGPIQGISTEPLFLDVRLPAGGQFKQDIATEHNAFVYPYEGHVEIGAQNQRRPLQPHTAGVLSSGETIEIRSPDRSAAFLLLAGRPLREPVAQYGPFVMNTREEVEQAMSDYRKGQLV from the coding sequence ATGAGCACACGCACACTGCAACAAGTCATTCCAGCGATCGCCACTTCCGACGGAGCAGGCGTCAAGCTGCTGCGTAGCCTGGGACAAAGCCAAACCCTGCGCGTCGACCCTTTCCTGATGCTGGACGAATTTTCTTCCAGTCAAGCCGACGACTATATCGCAGGTTTTCCCAGCCATCCCCACCGGGGCTTCGAGACCGTCACCTACATGCTCGACGGCCACATGTTGCACGAAGACCATCTCGGCAACCGGGGAGATTTGCAGGCCGGCGGCGCGCAATGGATGACTGCGGGGCGCGGCGTTATTCATTCTGAAATGCCGCAACAGCAAAGCGGTCGCATGCGCGGATTCCAACTATGGATCAATCTGCCGGCGATGGAGAAGATGAAACCCGCCGGCTATAGGGACATCCGGCCGGAAGAAATCCCGCTGGTAAGATTACCCGACGGCGGCGAAATAAAAGTGGTCGCCGGCAACGTTATCATCGACGACAACTTCGTCGGCGGCCCCATTCAAGGAATCAGTACCGAACCGTTGTTTCTGGATGTGCGTTTGCCGGCCGGCGGGCAGTTTAAACAAGATATCGCCACGGAACACAATGCCTTCGTTTACCCCTATGAAGGACATGTCGAAATCGGTGCCCAAAACCAAAGACGTCCCCTGCAGCCGCATACGGCAGGGGTTCTATCTTCGGGGGAAACCATAGAAATCCGATCCCCGGATCGGTCGGCCGCCTTTCTGCTGTTGGCGGGACGTCCGCTCAGGGAGCCGGTCGCCCAGTACGGGCCGTTCGTCATGAATACCCGCGAGGAAGTGGAACAGGCGATGAGCGACTACCGAAAAGGACAGCTGGTGTAA
- a CDS encoding M48 family metallopeptidase, with translation MVSRIELGDIVVDVVFKDIKNIHLGVYPPDGKVRISAPERMKLDMIRVFAISKLPWIKQQRRKLIEQERETPREYLNRESHYLWGRRYLLRIDYTDDFLGVFLRHSKIVVRVRPGSDRENIRSVLEDWYRETLKEAVKSLLDKWEPILGIKVERFFVQRMKTKWGSCNPAGKSVRLNTELVKKPQDCLEYIVVHEMLHLLEPTHNDRFIGLMDHFMPDWRHRRDELNRLPVRHERWDY, from the coding sequence ATGGTCAGCCGGATTGAATTGGGCGATATCGTTGTCGATGTCGTCTTCAAGGACATCAAGAACATCCATCTCGGCGTCTATCCGCCCGACGGTAAGGTGCGGATATCCGCACCCGAGCGCATGAAGCTCGATATGATCCGGGTTTTCGCGATTTCCAAGTTGCCCTGGATCAAGCAGCAACGGCGGAAGTTAATCGAACAGGAACGGGAAACGCCGCGCGAATACTTGAACCGAGAAAGCCATTATCTGTGGGGCAGGCGTTATCTGTTGCGTATCGACTATACCGACGATTTTTTGGGCGTGTTTTTAAGGCATAGCAAGATCGTGGTCAGGGTCAGGCCCGGCAGCGATCGAGAGAATATTCGAAGCGTGCTCGAAGATTGGTACAGGGAAACGTTGAAAGAAGCGGTTAAGTCTTTGCTCGATAAGTGGGAGCCGATTTTAGGTATCAAGGTCGAGCGTTTCTTCGTACAGCGCATGAAAACCAAATGGGGCAGTTGCAATCCGGCCGGTAAAAGCGTTCGGCTCAATACCGAACTGGTCAAGAAACCGCAGGACTGTTTGGAATATATCGTCGTGCATGAAATGCTCCATCTGTTGGAGCCAACGCATAACGATCGTTTCATCGGCTTGATGGATCACTTTATGCCCGATTGGCGCCATCGCCGCGATGAGTTGAATAGGTTGCCGGTTAGGCATGAACGATGGGATTATTGA
- a CDS encoding restriction endonuclease subunit S, translating into MELKEASARYLADAGELVPKGYKQTEVGLIPEDWEIKLLHEFAVIKTGPFGTLLKASEYSASDDGVPLISVGEIREGFLGITEETPRVSELIVKRLPQFVLKCGDIVFGRKGGVDRSAVIQQKEDGWFLGSDGINVRIANSCYDKYLGFQFQSSRIKGWLLQHAIGTTMPSLNQNILRNVIVPIPPTLTEQEAIAEALSDVDALLESLEQLIAKKRLIKQGAMQELLTGKKRLPGFSGEWEVKRLGDVLDKIVGGGTPSRSNPKYWGNQIPWATVKDFASFHPYHTQENISSEGLINSSSNLIPKGTLITSTRMALGKAIIYEVDVAINQDLKALFTKRYVNIKFLYYWFELNALKIDELGSGSTVKGISLPDLKAMEFYLPLQEEQAAIAKVLSDMAAEIAALESKLAKARQLKQGMMQELLSGRIRLV; encoded by the coding sequence ATGGAATTGAAGGAGGCGAGCGCCCGGTATTTGGCCGATGCCGGAGAGCTGGTGCCGAAGGGATATAAACAGACCGAGGTCGGATTGATTCCGGAGGATTGGGAAATTAAGTTGCTCCATGAATTTGCTGTAATCAAGACTGGACCTTTTGGAACTCTTCTTAAAGCTTCGGAATATTCCGCGTCCGATGATGGTGTTCCATTAATATCAGTCGGGGAGATTCGAGAAGGATTCCTAGGAATCACGGAGGAAACACCTCGTGTATCAGAGTTAATTGTTAAACGGTTACCGCAATTTGTATTGAAATGTGGAGATATTGTTTTTGGCAGAAAAGGTGGGGTAGACCGTTCAGCAGTTATTCAACAAAAGGAAGATGGATGGTTTCTTGGATCAGATGGAATAAATGTTCGAATTGCTAATAGTTGCTACGATAAGTATTTAGGGTTTCAATTTCAAAGTTCTCGGATCAAAGGATGGCTTCTACAGCACGCGATTGGAACGACCATGCCATCTTTAAATCAAAATATCCTTAGAAATGTTATTGTACCAATTCCACCTACCTTAACCGAACAAGAAGCCATCGCCGAGGCGTTGAGCGATGTGGATGCGCTGCTCGAATCGCTGGAGCAACTGATCGCCAAAAAGCGCCTGATCAAACAAGGCGCCATGCAGGAATTGCTGACCGGAAAGAAGCGTTTGCCGGGGTTTAGTGGGGAGTGGGAGGTTAAGCGATTGGGTGATGTACTCGATAAAATAGTTGGTGGGGGAACACCAAGCAGATCGAATCCAAAATATTGGGGTAATCAAATTCCTTGGGCTACAGTAAAGGATTTTGCATCCTTTCATCCATATCACACACAAGAAAATATCTCTTCTGAAGGACTTATCAATAGCTCGTCAAATCTAATTCCAAAGGGAACATTGATTACGTCAACGAGGATGGCTTTGGGAAAAGCGATAATTTACGAAGTGGATGTAGCAATTAATCAAGACCTTAAGGCACTTTTCACAAAGCGGTATGTGAATATAAAATTTCTTTATTATTGGTTTGAATTAAATGCTTTGAAAATTGACGAGCTAGGTAGCGGTAGTACTGTAAAAGGGATTTCGTTGCCTGATTTGAAAGCTATGGAGTTTTATCTTCCTTTACAAGAAGAACAAGCCGCCATAGCCAAAGTCCTCAGCGACATGGCCGCCGAAATCGCCGCGCTGGAAAGCAAGCTGGCCAAGGCGCGACAACTCAAGCAAGGCATGATGCAGGAACTGCTGAGCGGCCGGATTCGGCTGGTGTGA
- a CDS encoding type I restriction endonuclease subunit R codes for MKIIGQPERVTQDRIIALFRDELSYDYLGDWRDRGGNSNIEEAYLSANLTMRGYTPAQIAVALHKLRSEADNHHRGLYGNNQAVYDLLRYGVPVKTEADKDTETVHLIDWWNPADNDFAIAEEVTLHGNHERRPDLVLYINGIAIGVLELKNSRVSIGDGIRQNLSNQQPEFNARFFSTVQFVFAGNDSEGLRYGTIGTEEKYFLTWKENEEDNSRFKLDKYLLKLCDKQRIVELMHDFILFDGGVKKLPRVHQYFGIKAAQRHVKQRKGGIIWHTQGSGKSIVMVLLAKWILENNPHARVAIVTDRDELDKQIERVFTEAGEPIKRSNSGQDLLQQLGQATPRLLCSLVHKFGKKDVDDFEQFIKDLEAQPSPTVGELFVFVDECHRTQSGKLHRIMKAMLPNAVFIGFTGTPLLKKDKATSLEVFGGYIHTYKFGEAVADGVVLDLVYEARDIDQKLSSVDKIDAWFEAKTKGLNDWQKDELKKQWGTMQQVLSSRSRMERVVSDIIFDFGVKPRLSNERGNAILVASSIYEACKYFTLFQKTPFKGRCAVVTSYNPMAKDVSKEETGANSETDKQFIYNTYLELLLDVEARPGMTKTESYEEWAKALFTKEPANMKLLVVVDKLLTGFDAPPCTYLYIDKSMQDHGLFQAICRTNRLDGEDKDFGYIVDYKNLFEKVDNAISVYTSELDHSDGGADPAILMQDRLKKGKERLEQALETLALLCEPVQPPRGELEHIHYFCGNTEIQSDLEEREPQRTAFYKATASLVRAYANISGELDTAGYCADDIQRIKQRIDRYLAIREIIRKASGETLDLKAFEADMRHLIDTYIQAEEPRKISPFDDIPLLELVVKTGIAEAINKQLGGLKGNKNAISETIENNVRRKIIKEHLNDPEFYEKMSALLDEIIALRKAKAIEYEEFLQRIAELAKKVQAGKGDDTPQKLDTPGKRALYNNLKVAAGKVEERAEYNVSGEDSLDPTRCVGSKRIPRCGANAEEVAEGAREIIAGGNGRNAPDRHSHAARRNEKEYNVPGDSVLNLALKIDETVKQVRPDGWRGVQAREQVIKAALYGVLQDVDEVERIFKIIFEHKGEY; via the coding sequence ATGAAGATTATCGGCCAACCCGAACGCGTCACCCAGGATCGCATCATCGCCTTGTTCCGCGACGAACTAAGTTATGACTATCTGGGCGACTGGCGTGACCGCGGCGGCAATAGCAATATCGAGGAAGCTTATCTTAGCGCTAACTTGACCATGCGAGGTTATACTCCTGCGCAAATCGCTGTGGCTCTGCATAAGCTGCGCAGCGAGGCCGATAACCATCATCGCGGTCTCTACGGCAACAATCAGGCCGTTTACGATCTGCTTCGCTATGGTGTGCCGGTCAAGACCGAGGCCGACAAAGATACCGAAACCGTGCATCTGATCGACTGGTGGAATCCGGCAGACAACGACTTCGCTATCGCCGAGGAAGTGACCTTGCACGGCAACCACGAACGCCGGCCCGATCTGGTGCTGTATATCAACGGCATCGCCATCGGCGTGTTGGAATTGAAGAACAGCCGGGTCAGCATCGGCGACGGCATTCGCCAGAACCTTTCCAACCAGCAGCCCGAATTCAACGCCCGGTTCTTCAGCACCGTGCAGTTCGTGTTCGCCGGCAACGATTCCGAAGGGTTGCGTTACGGCACGATCGGCACCGAGGAAAAATATTTTCTGACCTGGAAAGAGAATGAGGAGGATAACAGCCGCTTCAAATTGGACAAGTATCTGCTCAAGCTGTGCGACAAGCAGCGTATTGTCGAGCTGATGCACGATTTCATATTGTTCGACGGCGGCGTGAAGAAGCTGCCGCGCGTGCATCAGTATTTCGGCATCAAGGCGGCGCAGCGGCATGTCAAACAACGCAAAGGTGGCATCATCTGGCATACCCAGGGCAGCGGCAAGAGCATCGTGATGGTGTTGCTGGCCAAATGGATTCTGGAGAACAATCCGCATGCTCGCGTCGCGATCGTCACCGACCGCGACGAGCTGGATAAGCAGATCGAGCGGGTCTTCACCGAGGCCGGCGAACCGATCAAACGCTCTAACAGCGGCCAGGATTTGCTGCAACAGCTCGGTCAGGCAACGCCTAGGTTGTTGTGTTCGCTGGTGCATAAATTTGGCAAGAAGGACGTCGACGACTTCGAGCAATTCATCAAAGACCTGGAGGCACAACCCAGCCCGACGGTGGGCGAGCTGTTCGTGTTCGTCGACGAATGCCACCGCACCCAGAGCGGCAAGCTGCACCGGATTATGAAGGCGATGCTGCCCAATGCGGTGTTCATCGGTTTTACCGGCACGCCGTTGTTGAAGAAGGACAAGGCCACCAGTCTGGAGGTATTCGGGGGCTATATCCATACCTACAAATTCGGCGAGGCGGTGGCGGACGGCGTGGTGCTCGATCTGGTATACGAGGCGCGCGACATCGATCAGAAGCTGAGTTCGGTCGACAAGATCGACGCCTGGTTCGAGGCCAAGACCAAGGGCTTGAACGACTGGCAGAAGGACGAGCTGAAAAAGCAATGGGGCACGATGCAGCAGGTGCTCAGTTCGCGCTCGCGCATGGAACGAGTGGTCAGCGACATCATCTTCGATTTTGGCGTCAAGCCGCGCCTGTCCAACGAGCGCGGCAACGCCATCCTGGTGGCGTCGAGTATCTACGAAGCCTGCAAATATTTCACGCTGTTCCAGAAAACGCCATTCAAGGGCCGCTGCGCGGTGGTGACGTCCTACAACCCGATGGCCAAGGATGTCAGCAAGGAAGAAACCGGTGCCAATAGCGAAACCGACAAACAATTCATTTACAACACTTACCTAGAATTGTTACTGGACGTCGAAGCCAGGCCGGGGATGACCAAGACCGAAAGCTACGAGGAGTGGGCGAAGGCGTTGTTCACCAAAGAGCCAGCCAACATGAAACTGCTGGTCGTGGTGGACAAACTGCTGACCGGCTTCGATGCGCCGCCGTGCACTTATCTGTATATCGACAAATCGATGCAGGATCACGGCCTGTTTCAGGCCATTTGCCGCACCAACCGGCTGGACGGCGAGGACAAGGATTTCGGTTACATCGTCGATTACAAGAACCTGTTCGAGAAAGTCGACAACGCCATTTCGGTGTACACCTCCGAGCTCGATCACAGCGACGGCGGCGCCGATCCGGCCATCTTAATGCAGGACCGGCTGAAGAAAGGTAAGGAGCGGTTGGAGCAGGCGCTGGAAACTCTGGCCTTGTTGTGCGAGCCGGTGCAACCGCCCCGAGGCGAGCTGGAGCATATCCATTATTTCTGCGGCAATACCGAGATTCAGTCCGATCTGGAGGAACGCGAGCCGCAACGCACCGCGTTCTACAAGGCGACCGCCTCGCTGGTACGTGCCTATGCCAACATATCCGGCGAGTTGGACACGGCCGGTTACTGTGCTGACGACATTCAACGCATCAAGCAGCGCATCGACCGGTATCTGGCAATCCGCGAGATCATCCGCAAGGCCAGCGGCGAAACGCTGGACCTGAAAGCCTTTGAGGCCGACATGCGGCATCTGATCGATACCTACATTCAGGCCGAGGAACCACGCAAGATTTCCCCGTTCGACGACATCCCGCTGCTGGAATTGGTCGTCAAGACCGGCATCGCCGAGGCCATCAATAAGCAACTGGGCGGGTTGAAAGGCAACAAGAACGCAATTTCGGAGACCATCGAGAACAACGTCCGCCGCAAGATCATCAAGGAACACCTGAACGATCCCGAATTTTACGAGAAGATGTCGGCGCTGCTCGATGAGATCATCGCGCTGCGCAAGGCCAAGGCCATCGAATACGAGGAATTTCTGCAGCGTATCGCCGAACTGGCGAAGAAGGTGCAAGCCGGAAAAGGCGACGATACGCCCCAGAAATTGGATACGCCGGGGAAACGGGCGCTGTACAACAATCTGAAAGTAGCGGCCGGAAAGGTCGAGGAACGCGCTGAATACAATGTTTCCGGCGAAGATTCTCTCGATCCTACGCGCTGCGTAGGATCGAAGCGGATACCGCGCTGCGGTGCAAACGCCGAGGAAGTCGCCGAAGGGGCGAGGGAGATAATCGCAGGGGGTAATGGGCGCAACGCGCCGGATAGGCATTCCCACGCGGCGCGTAGGAACGAGAAAGAATACAATGTCCCCGGGGATTCTGTGCTGAATTTGGCACTGAAGATCGACGAAACGGTCAAGCAGGTGCGGCCCGACGGCTGGCGCGGCGTTCAGGCCCGCGAGCAGGTTATCAAGGCGGCGTTGTACGGCGTGTTGCAGGACGTGGACGAGGTGGAGCGCATCTTCAAGATCATCTTCGAGCATAAAGGCGAGTATTGA
- a CDS encoding cell wall hydrolase, translating into MITLNNACLMLLWLNCQPFDDTRVYHEWPIFLQDKNIVQVENRTDPAEKHDKTKFFSSNNIFTFNIANLINNVKAKNSTNLKNAKNLEEIYCLALNIYFEARGESELGQKAVGHVVMNRVGDAKFPNSICRVVKQGGERKLNRCQFSWWCDGRSDRPTNLASWYKSFRIAHEIYSGKSTDPTQGALWYHAEYVNPYWKKALRRGPKIGRHIFYKNAPRYSKVARNNTKLDNT; encoded by the coding sequence ATGATTACGCTTAATAATGCTTGTTTAATGCTTTTATGGCTAAACTGCCAGCCATTCGACGATACCCGTGTCTATCATGAATGGCCAATATTTCTTCAGGATAAAAACATCGTACAGGTTGAAAACCGGACAGATCCTGCTGAAAAACACGACAAAACAAAATTTTTTTCCAGTAACAATATTTTTACCTTTAACATCGCAAATCTGATTAACAATGTTAAAGCTAAGAATAGTACAAATTTAAAAAATGCAAAGAATCTGGAAGAAATTTATTGTCTCGCTTTGAATATTTATTTCGAAGCCCGGGGAGAGTCCGAATTAGGCCAAAAAGCGGTCGGTCACGTCGTGATGAATCGTGTTGGCGATGCAAAATTTCCCAATTCAATTTGTAGAGTGGTAAAGCAAGGCGGCGAGCGCAAATTAAATCGTTGCCAGTTTTCCTGGTGGTGCGATGGCCGCTCCGACAGGCCGACCAATCTTGCGTCCTGGTATAAAAGCTTTCGCATCGCTCATGAAATATATTCAGGTAAATCCACCGACCCAACGCAAGGTGCGCTCTGGTATCATGCCGAATATGTCAACCCGTATTGGAAAAAGGCTCTGCGGCGTGGACCAAAAATAGGAAGGCATATTTTTTATAAAAATGCTCCGCGCTATTCGAAGGTCGCTCGTAATAATACGAAGCTCGATAATACCTAG
- a CDS encoding Fic family protein, translating into MPSFNHHDLKLLNPAFDSPLVDVLTELEHLRRLQLGGSTPPQVFFQLKYIFHMLESLGSARIEGNHTTLADYVESKLEGGQQQPSDQLREMSNIETAMSFIEEHFNSGDELTEYFIRELHSMTVTDLEREGDATPGAYRHKPVQIAQSEHLPPEPILVPDYMQELVAFINTDHPRKYDLIKVALAHHRFGWIHPFGNGNGRVVRLLTYALLIKYGFNVETGGRVLNPTAVFCNDRDRYYAMLAEADKGASEGLERWCIYVLQGILDELRKVDKLADFHYLSSKILSPALAYARERELITAMEEKILHIAAKIGIAKAADFEAAMPGMTAPQRTYQIKKLVERHMLQPIKEGARQYTIGFSSSYLIRGVILALSNEGFIPASLNISNS; encoded by the coding sequence ATGCCCTCATTTAACCACCATGATCTAAAGCTACTCAATCCGGCTTTCGATTCGCCGCTGGTGGATGTGTTAACGGAGCTGGAACATTTGCGGCGCTTGCAATTGGGTGGCTCGACACCGCCCCAGGTGTTCTTTCAACTGAAATATATCTTCCACATGCTGGAAAGCTTGGGGTCGGCGCGTATCGAAGGTAATCATACGACCTTGGCTGATTATGTAGAAAGTAAACTAGAAGGCGGCCAGCAGCAACCGTCCGATCAACTGCGGGAAATGAGCAACATCGAGACCGCGATGAGCTTCATTGAAGAGCATTTCAATAGCGGCGATGAACTGACCGAGTATTTCATCCGTGAATTGCACAGCATGACCGTTACCGATCTGGAACGCGAAGGCGATGCTACGCCAGGCGCTTATCGGCATAAACCGGTACAAATTGCCCAATCCGAGCATTTGCCGCCGGAGCCTATTCTAGTGCCGGATTATATGCAGGAACTGGTGGCATTTATCAATACCGATCACCCGCGTAAGTACGACCTCATCAAAGTCGCCTTGGCCCACCATCGATTCGGCTGGATACATCCGTTTGGTAATGGAAATGGTCGGGTCGTTAGGCTTTTGACCTATGCTTTATTGATCAAGTATGGCTTTAACGTTGAAACCGGCGGTCGGGTGCTGAATCCTACAGCGGTGTTTTGTAACGATAGGGATCGGTATTACGCCATGCTGGCCGAAGCCGATAAAGGTGCAAGTGAGGGGTTGGAAAGGTGGTGTATTTATGTGCTGCAAGGCATACTGGATGAGTTGCGTAAAGTCGATAAGTTGGCCGATTTTCATTATTTGAGTAGCAAAATTCTGTCTCCGGCGTTAGCTTATGCGAGGGAACGAGAACTGATCACGGCGATGGAGGAAAAGATTCTGCATATCGCAGCCAAAATTGGAATTGCCAAGGCAGCCGACTTCGAAGCAGCAATGCCAGGAATGACCGCCCCACAGCGTACCTATCAGATCAAGAAACTGGTCGAACGTCACATGTTACAACCCATTAAGGAGGGCGCTCGCCAATATACCATCGGGTTTAGCAGCAGTTATTTGATACGCGGGGTGATTCTGGCGCTGTCGAATGAAGGCTTTATCCCTGCATCACTCAATATCAGCAATTCCTAA
- a CDS encoding REP-associated tyrosine transposase, whose translation MGRSRYTIREEQAPHFLTCTVLNWMPLFTRPQTVDIILNALSYRQEHRGWKLYGYVILENHLHLIVQADSLRTEVAHFKSYTARQLIDHLQSCRAERLLKQMAFFRKAHKQDGDYQCWEEGSHPQLIQNEQMLRQKLDYIHFNPVKRGYVDEPEHWRYSSAKDYAGRSGLISVYKEWL comes from the coding sequence ATGGGACGCAGTCGCTATACGATCCGCGAAGAACAAGCTCCCCATTTTCTAACCTGCACGGTGTTGAATTGGATGCCGTTGTTCACGCGCCCGCAAACGGTCGATATTATCCTCAATGCTTTGAGTTATCGACAGGAACATCGCGGCTGGAAGTTGTATGGCTATGTCATCCTGGAAAACCATCTGCATTTGATCGTGCAAGCCGATAGTCTACGCACGGAAGTCGCGCATTTTAAATCCTATACGGCCAGGCAATTGATCGATCATTTACAGTCATGCCGGGCCGAACGTCTGTTAAAGCAGATGGCTTTTTTCCGTAAGGCGCATAAACAAGATGGAGATTATCAATGCTGGGAAGAAGGGTCGCATCCTCAACTGATTCAAAACGAGCAGATGCTGCGGCAAAAGCTGGACTATATCCATTTCAACCCGGTCAAGCGTGGTTATGTCGACGAGCCGGAACATTGGCGTTATTCCAGCGCCAAGGATTATGCGGGGCGGAGTGGTTTGATTTCTGTTTATAAAGAATGGTTGTGA
- a CDS encoding DUF4870 family protein, producing the protein MKSLSTHHQHEDRNSDYKNLASTIYLLQALAFLLGGITFIIAAVIGYLNRRHVEGTWLESHYRWQINTFWVALFSVIIGATTMPLLIGYVVLIGATIWTIHRIAYGWIALGKESEVKPVFFKNSRP; encoded by the coding sequence ATGAAATCATTATCCACTCATCATCAACACGAAGATCGCAATTCCGATTACAAGAACCTGGCGAGCACCATCTACTTGTTACAGGCCCTCGCTTTTCTGTTAGGCGGAATCACCTTTATTATCGCGGCCGTCATCGGCTACCTGAACCGCCGTCATGTCGAAGGCACCTGGCTCGAGTCGCACTATCGATGGCAAATCAATACGTTCTGGGTCGCCTTGTTCTCGGTCATCATCGGTGCGACAACCATGCCTTTACTAATCGGATACGTCGTCTTGATCGGCGCAACCATCTGGACAATCCATCGCATCGCCTATGGCTGGATTGCCCTGGGCAAAGAGAGTGAAGTGAAGCCGGTTTTTTTCAAAAACTCGCGTCCTTAA
- a CDS encoding START domain-containing protein, producing the protein MPIRFIQLVLSATLSFDASAYQIDWSEIDVGSNVKVYAGRVEGLDLVAFKGVDILHHSMTDIISVLSDIEKADQWINGMVEADIVEILGPTTRIDYNRQHLPWSLNDRDFVFKITTRLSDDRQQIIFDLASVEHEQKPIRPNIVRGHLLKSYLKLRALAANKTALEIMMLADPKGALPVWLVNLVNRQWAPNTINGLRNYLKQHYRPEINTVDYR; encoded by the coding sequence ATGCCAATCAGATTCATTCAACTCGTGCTATCCGCGACCCTCAGTTTCGACGCATCTGCTTACCAAATCGACTGGTCGGAAATCGACGTGGGCTCCAACGTCAAGGTGTATGCCGGCCGCGTCGAGGGACTCGACTTGGTCGCTTTCAAAGGCGTGGACATTTTGCATCATTCGATGACCGACATTATCTCGGTCCTTTCCGACATCGAAAAGGCCGACCAATGGATCAATGGCATGGTCGAAGCCGATATCGTCGAAATACTGGGACCGACTACTCGCATCGATTACAATCGGCAACATCTTCCCTGGTCCCTCAACGACCGTGATTTCGTTTTCAAAATCACCACCCGACTCTCAGACGACCGACAACAAATAATCTTCGATCTCGCATCGGTAGAACATGAGCAAAAGCCTATCCGGCCCAATATCGTCAGGGGACATTTACTAAAAAGTTACCTAAAATTAAGGGCGCTCGCGGCAAACAAAACGGCCTTGGAAATCATGATGCTGGCCGACCCCAAAGGCGCGCTGCCAGTTTGGTTGGTCAACCTGGTTAATCGTCAATGGGCGCCCAACACCATCAACGGACTACGAAATTATCTAAAACAACATTATCGGCCGGAAATAAATACCGTCGATTATCGTTAA